One window from the genome of Gemmatimonadota bacterium encodes:
- the hisG gene encoding ATP phosphoribosyltransferase, with protein MLRIALPNKGRLHQDCRELLADAGLAVRASSERALTASLGGEFEAIFVRAQDIPEFVADGAADAGITGWDLVVESGRPLTSRLDLAFGRCTIVVATREDSGIRAVADIPEQSRVATVFPNITRTFFADQGKLVVLAPVSGAVEIAPHLGIADVIVDITSTGSTLRVNGLRPVCTVMESSARLISAAAPLADVQKVRALDELVMALQSVLAARGRRYVMANVPRARLEEVKRVLPGISGPTVIDVMNGGAMVAVHAVAPADTIFRTIADLKALGGEGILVTRIERLMA; from the coding sequence ATGCTTCGCATCGCACTTCCCAATAAAGGACGCCTGCACCAAGACTGCCGTGAACTGCTCGCGGACGCTGGACTTGCGGTTCGCGCATCCAGTGAACGGGCGCTGACCGCATCGCTGGGTGGTGAGTTCGAGGCCATCTTTGTTCGCGCGCAAGATATTCCCGAGTTCGTCGCAGACGGCGCGGCGGACGCCGGTATCACCGGGTGGGATCTCGTGGTGGAATCGGGGCGACCGTTGACCTCTCGGCTGGACCTCGCCTTTGGTCGATGCACGATCGTCGTCGCCACGCGTGAGGACAGCGGCATCCGCGCCGTCGCTGACATTCCCGAGCAAAGCCGCGTGGCCACCGTGTTTCCAAATATCACGCGCACATTTTTCGCGGACCAAGGCAAGTTGGTGGTGCTGGCCCCGGTCTCTGGTGCCGTGGAAATCGCACCGCACCTCGGCATCGCCGATGTCATTGTGGACATTACCTCCACGGGGTCTACGTTGCGCGTCAACGGACTGCGCCCGGTGTGTACGGTCATGGAATCAAGCGCGCGCCTCATCAGCGCCGCCGCGCCACTCGCCGATGTCCAAAAAGTTCGGGCGCTCGACGAGCTCGTTATGGCGCTGCAATCCGTGCTCGCCGCGCGTGGGCGACGATATGTGATGGCGAACGTGCCGCGCGCGCGCCTCGAGGAGGTAAAGCGCGTGTTGCCCGGGATCTCAGGACCCACCGTCATCGACGTGATGAACGGCGGGGCGATGGTCGCCGTGCACGCTGTCGCGCCAGCCGACACAATCTTCCGCACCATCGCCGACCTCAAGGCACTCGGCGGCGAGGGCATCCTCGTCACGCGCATTGAACGGTTAATGGCATGA
- the hisD gene encoding histidinol dehydrogenase: MITVAVRADVSRLSAAERTILFDRSTSADPAIRAATARLIERVRLEGDAALMAMAREFDGASLEALEVPRTAWRRALETLDPTLIAALERAAENIRQVHEAFKPVAREVVTADGVVVGRRPDPLARVGVYAPGGRATYPSSLLMGAVPARVAGVGTVIVCSPPTATGLPAAVLLAAAEIAGVDRMFAVGGAGAIAALAFGTNSIPRVDRIVGPGNAYVAEAKLQVAGTVAIDSPAGPSELLVIADEFADADVIAREIVAQAEHDPLAAVVLVTTAPLLIDAVERALAPLIATTPRAMIVREALAARGGLVTAATLAEAEAFAAEYAGEHVLVACRDGDGVTARLRNAGTVFVGTANSVAFGDYLSGANHVLPTGGLARSYSGLSTIDFYRWTTWQRVDRAAAARLAADVGILADAEGLPGHAATARHWMEGTP; this comes from the coding sequence ATGATCACCGTGGCCGTTCGCGCCGACGTCTCGCGCTTGTCCGCTGCCGAGCGGACCATCCTCTTTGATCGATCAACCAGTGCCGACCCGGCGATTCGAGCGGCAACCGCTCGGCTCATTGAACGCGTGCGCCTCGAAGGGGACGCAGCCCTCATGGCGATGGCGCGCGAATTTGACGGAGCATCACTCGAGGCACTCGAGGTCCCACGCACGGCATGGCGTCGCGCACTGGAAACACTGGATCCCACGCTCATCGCCGCTCTCGAGCGTGCGGCCGAAAATATTCGGCAGGTGCACGAAGCCTTCAAGCCGGTCGCCCGTGAAGTCGTGACGGCGGATGGCGTGGTCGTGGGGCGGCGTCCCGATCCCTTGGCGCGTGTGGGGGTGTATGCGCCGGGTGGACGCGCCACGTATCCGAGTAGCCTGCTGATGGGCGCCGTCCCCGCTCGCGTCGCGGGGGTTGGCACCGTGATCGTCTGCTCGCCCCCAACGGCCACAGGACTGCCGGCGGCAGTGCTGCTCGCGGCCGCCGAGATTGCTGGTGTGGATCGTATGTTCGCCGTTGGGGGAGCCGGCGCGATCGCTGCGCTCGCATTCGGCACCAACAGTATTCCGCGAGTGGATCGTATTGTGGGGCCGGGCAATGCGTACGTTGCAGAGGCGAAGCTTCAGGTTGCTGGCACCGTAGCGATCGATTCACCGGCAGGCCCCAGCGAACTCTTGGTCATCGCGGATGAGTTTGCGGACGCGGACGTTATCGCACGCGAAATTGTGGCGCAGGCGGAGCATGACCCGCTCGCTGCCGTCGTCCTTGTGACCACCGCGCCATTGCTGATCGACGCAGTGGAACGGGCGCTCGCGCCACTCATCGCCACCACACCTCGCGCGATGATTGTTCGCGAGGCGCTCGCCGCTCGCGGTGGGTTGGTCACCGCTGCAACGCTCGCCGAGGCAGAAGCATTTGCGGCGGAGTACGCGGGAGAACATGTGTTGGTAGCCTGCCGAGACGGCGACGGCGTCACCGCGCGGCTTCGCAATGCCGGCACCGTTTTTGTCGGCACCGCAAACAGTGTCGCGTTCGGCGATTATCTCAGCGGCGCCAACCATGTGCTGCCGACGGGTGGTTTGGCGAGGAGTTATTCTGGACTATCCACGATCGATTTTTATCGCTGGACGACGTGGCAGCGCGTCGACCGTGCGGCCGCCGCGCGTCTCGCCGCAGATGTAGGAATCCTCGCGGACGCCGAGGGATTGCCGGGGCACGCCGCCACGGCACGACACTGGATGGAGGGGACACCATAA
- a CDS encoding aminotransferase class I/II-fold pyridoxal phosphate-dependent enzyme, producing MRRRTTQLAREDLAKIPLYNADARVEINLADNTNLWGSPPAAIAAMQSVVDGGAAGYPDLYGASLKQAVAQIHGVEASCVVTGNGSDDVLDCAVRAFAGAGDLVAHPDPTFVMLPIFAQINGLRPVAVPLTADHQMDADALLATGARIIYLCTPNNPTGTATRPETILRIIAEAPGLVIIDEAYAEFSGMDGLIGQAAALERVLVCRTLSKAYGLAGLRIGYGVASRHIIDAVERSRGPYKLSTVAEAAGVAAMLQDADWVRTHAAECVRNRDRLAAELATLGLRALPSDANFLCIPTPHALAITAHARSLGIALRAWANLPNIGPALRITAGPWPMMERACSAIREALACV from the coding sequence ATGCGCCGCAGGACGACGCAACTCGCGCGCGAGGACCTGGCGAAGATTCCGCTGTACAACGCCGATGCGCGCGTGGAAATCAACCTCGCTGACAACACGAATCTCTGGGGATCACCGCCGGCGGCGATCGCGGCCATGCAGTCGGTGGTCGACGGTGGCGCCGCAGGCTACCCTGATCTCTATGGTGCCTCGCTCAAACAGGCCGTCGCGCAGATTCATGGCGTTGAGGCGTCCTGCGTGGTCACGGGGAACGGTTCGGACGACGTGCTCGACTGCGCGGTGCGCGCGTTCGCTGGGGCGGGCGATCTCGTGGCGCACCCCGATCCCACGTTCGTCATGCTCCCAATCTTTGCGCAAATCAACGGCCTCCGACCAGTGGCGGTTCCGCTCACGGCTGACCATCAAATGGATGCTGACGCGCTGCTCGCGACCGGCGCGCGCATTATTTATCTCTGCACCCCCAACAATCCCACCGGCACCGCCACACGTCCCGAAACAATCCTTCGGATCATTGCCGAAGCACCGGGGCTCGTGATCATTGACGAAGCGTACGCCGAGTTCAGTGGCATGGACGGATTGATCGGGCAGGCGGCTGCGCTTGAGCGTGTGCTGGTGTGCCGTACGCTGTCCAAGGCATACGGCCTTGCCGGACTGCGCATCGGATACGGCGTGGCATCGCGTCACATCATTGACGCGGTCGAACGATCGCGTGGTCCGTACAAACTCAGCACGGTCGCTGAAGCAGCCGGCGTCGCCGCCATGCTCCAGGACGCAGACTGGGTACGCACGCACGCAGCGGAATGCGTCCGCAATCGCGACCGCTTGGCAGCGGAACTTGCCACGCTCGGGCTGAGGGCGCTTCCGTCCGACGCGAACTTTCTGTGCATTCCAACTCCGCACGCTCTGGCGATCACGGCGCACGCACGATCACTTGGCATCGCGCTCCGCGCCTGGGCCAACCTTCCCAACATTGGTCCGGCACTACGTATTACCGCCGGTCCGTGGCCGATGATGGAGCGCGCATGCAGCGCCATCCGAGAGGCACTCGCGTGCGTGTGA
- the hisH gene encoding imidazole glycerol phosphate synthase subunit HisH: MRVTLFDYGAGNLHSLAKALQGRGRVVVIEPNPIRAIETDFLVLPGVGAFGAASAALAPGRDAMATAIRAGLPTLGICLGMQLLCDASDEGPGDGLGIVPGRVEKLRARHTPQIGWNTIDDTRDVLFAAPRLGIAYYANRYVCRPTDPDVVIAWSVHEADRFPAAIRCGRVIGVQFHPEKSSAPGLAFLQRVIAEAA, encoded by the coding sequence GTGCGTGTGACGTTATTCGACTACGGCGCGGGAAATCTCCATTCTCTGGCCAAGGCACTGCAGGGGAGAGGTCGCGTCGTGGTGATCGAACCAAATCCAATCCGTGCGATTGAAACAGACTTTCTCGTCTTACCTGGCGTTGGCGCCTTTGGAGCGGCCTCCGCCGCGCTGGCTCCGGGCCGTGATGCTATGGCGACCGCAATCCGCGCCGGATTACCGACGTTGGGAATTTGTCTCGGTATGCAGCTGCTGTGCGACGCCAGCGACGAAGGGCCTGGTGACGGACTCGGCATCGTGCCAGGGCGGGTCGAAAAACTGCGCGCGCGGCACACACCGCAAATCGGGTGGAACACCATTGATGACACCCGCGACGTACTCTTTGCAGCGCCGAGACTCGGCATTGCATACTATGCCAACCGCTATGTGTGCCGCCCCACAGACCCTGATGTGGTGATCGCGTGGTCCGTGCATGAAGCAGATCGTTTTCCTGCGGCTATTCGGTGCGGTCGGGTGATTGGCGTGCAATTCCACCCAGAGAAAAGTTCGGCGCCCGGCCTCGCTTTTCTGCAACGCGTCATTGCGGAGGCTGCATGA
- a CDS encoding 1-(5-phosphoribosyl)-5-[(5-phosphoribosylamino)methylideneamino] imidazole-4-carboxamide isomerase, with amino-acid sequence MIVIPAIDLRDGCVVQLVGGDFAKEAVRLDDPREVAQRWTRLGFSRLHIVDLDAATGRGSNAPIVRELLRDASVQIQVGGGIRTTDQVTELFDAGATSVVVGTRALEDRDWLDEMAHDHPFGIIVAADVRERRVVTHGWARDSRRLILDVIEDLAGLPLAGLLVTAVHREGQMKGTDLPLMEDVAEASAWPVLASGGIASLADVRSLEDRRIAGAVLGMALYTGAIDPHVLVEEFAQ; translated from the coding sequence ATGATTGTCATTCCCGCTATCGATCTTCGGGATGGATGTGTCGTGCAGCTGGTCGGCGGCGATTTTGCAAAGGAAGCGGTGCGCCTCGACGATCCGCGCGAAGTCGCACAACGGTGGACGCGGCTTGGTTTTTCGCGACTCCACATCGTCGATCTCGACGCCGCAACGGGGCGCGGATCCAATGCGCCGATCGTGCGCGAGTTGTTGCGCGATGCCAGCGTGCAGATACAGGTCGGCGGAGGTATTCGGACGACGGATCAAGTGACAGAGTTGTTCGACGCCGGCGCAACGAGTGTGGTGGTGGGCACGCGTGCGCTCGAAGATCGGGACTGGCTCGACGAAATGGCACACGACCACCCCTTTGGGATCATCGTGGCCGCCGATGTACGTGAGCGTCGCGTCGTCACGCATGGATGGGCGCGCGATTCTCGACGCTTGATTCTCGATGTGATCGAGGATCTCGCGGGACTGCCACTCGCGGGATTGCTGGTCACGGCGGTTCACCGTGAGGGACAAATGAAGGGCACGGATCTGCCGCTGATGGAAGACGTCGCAGAGGCGAGTGCCTGGCCGGTCCTCGCCTCTGGCGGTATTGCTTCGCTCGCGGATGTACGTTCGCTCGAGGATCGCCGCATTGCCGGTGCGGTCCTTGGTATGGCGCTCTATACCGGTGCCATTGATCCCCACGTTCTTGTTGAGGAATTTGCGCAATGA